The window CCCAAGAAGCACATGCTGGTGAGAACAAAATAACATCTCCTGCTTCACTCAGTTCATATGCACGTGGAACAGCTTCTTGTAAAGTATTAACAATAACAATATCTTTAATACCAGCTTTACGAGCGGCATCAGCTAAAAGATATTTAGTTTCACCATAAAGTACAATTGATTTTACATACTTTTTAAATAGCGGAACAAGAGAATCAAACATAAAACCGCGATCTAGTCCACCAGCAATTAAAACTTCTGGCTCTTTAAAAGAAGGAATAGCTACTGTAGCTGCTTCAATATTGGTTGATTTTGAATCATTATAAATCTTGCGATCATTGTAAGTCATCACATATTGCAGACGGTGTGTAGCACCAGTAAAAGTACTTAATGCGTATTGAATATCGCTATCGTCTGCGCCCATTAATTTAGAAATAGCAATTGCTACTAAGCAATTTTGTTGGTTATGAATACCTGGGATCTTAATATCGCTGATCTTCATAATTTGATGATCATCTTTACTTTCAAGATATTCATCACCAATAAAATAATCTGCTGTCTTATCTGTTTCAGAAAATGTTTGAACCTTAGCTTTAGTTTTCTTTAATTCTCTGTCTAAAATATTCTTTTGATCAAAGTTAGCAATAAAATAATCATTTTGATCTTGTGATTGAGTAATTCTTAGTTTAGCTTCAACGTAATTATCAAAGGTCTTATGGTAATCTAAGTGAACATTATTATAGATATCTACAATTGCCGCTACCTTAGGCTTAATATCTGTTACGCCAAGCAATTGGAAGCTAGACATTTCTACTACAAGTAAATCTTTATCTGTAGCTTTTTCAACGACTTCTGAAATTGGCACACCAATATTACCAACTGCATAAGCATGACCACCATTTTTAGATAAATGATGATCCATAATTCTTTGCGTTAGCATGACAGTAGTTGTCTTACCATTTGAACCAGTAACACAAACATATGGAGCTTCACTTACATTAAGTGCAATCTCTGGTTCAGTAATAACTGGAATGTTTAGCTTTAGCGCCTTTTCAACCATTGGATTTTCATAAGGAATACCGGGGTTTTTAACAAGATAGTCAAATTTTTCCTTATCAAAAATCTCTACTGGATGATATCCTGAAATAATTCGAACACCTAATTTATCTAATTCAGCTGCGCGGTCATCATTAGATAAGTCTTTTTTATCATTTAATGTAAGTTTAGCGCCTAACTTTAAAAGAAGTTTAGCTACTGAAAAGCCACTCTTTCCTAAACCCAAAATTAAAATATTTTTATTTTCATATGTTTTTATTTTTTTCATTTTAAAATTAACCCCAGATAATTAAATAAATAATGCTTCCAATTAAACCA of the Lactobacillus gasseri ATCC 33323 = JCM 1131 genome contains:
- the murD gene encoding UDP-N-acetylmuramoyl-L-alanine--D-glutamate ligase, which encodes MKKIKTYENKNILILGLGKSGFSVAKLLLKLGAKLTLNDKKDLSNDDRAAELDKLGVRIISGYHPVEIFDKEKFDYLVKNPGIPYENPMVEKALKLNIPVITEPEIALNVSEAPYVCVTGSNGKTTTVMLTQRIMDHHLSKNGGHAYAVGNIGVPISEVVEKATDKDLLVVEMSSFQLLGVTDIKPKVAAIVDIYNNVHLDYHKTFDNYVEAKLRITQSQDQNDYFIANFDQKNILDRELKKTKAKVQTFSETDKTADYFIGDEYLESKDDHQIMKISDIKIPGIHNQQNCLVAIAISKLMGADDSDIQYALSTFTGATHRLQYVMTYNDRKIYNDSKSTNIEAATVAIPSFKEPEVLIAGGLDRGFMFDSLVPLFKKYVKSIVLYGETKYLLADAARKAGIKDIVIVNTLQEAVPRAYELSEAGDVILFSPACASWDQFNTFEERGDFFVKFIKELKTK